From the Brachyspira intermedia PWS/A genome, the window TATATATTTAACTAAAGATTTTAAAGAAGATAAAATTATTGAATTGTATAAAAAAGCATTAAATTTGAGAGCAGATCCTAATTCTAACTATCAATTAGCTACTATTTATAAGAAAAAATTTGATGATGCAGTAAAGAAAAATGATACTCAAAAAGAACAAGAGTATGGTAAAAATGTATATGAATATCTAAATAAATATATTGTTTTATCAGGTGATAATTCAAAAAAATATAAAGAAATTTTAGAATATTTTAGTGCTTATAAATAAAAAATAGGTTTTAGGTATTGACATTTTTTTGCTTTGTGCTATAATACCTAAACATTAAATAAGAATCCGAGATAGCTCAGTCGGTAGAGCAGGTGACTGTTAATCACCGGGTCGCAGGTTCGAGCCCTGTTCTCGGAGCATTTTTAAGCCCCTATTAAAGGGGCTTTTTTATTGCTTATTTCTATAATTAATATTTAATTGTTTTTCTTGACATACTTCTTTATAAATCTGCTTATAATCATAATGAATCCCATTATAGCTGATAATGCAAATCCTATCATTCCTATAACAGATGTTCCATGAAATAGGGGAGGCATTTTGCTTGTGATAATTAAAGCACTTGCCAATATTAAAGAAGCTAAAACTATAGAGTAACTTAATCTATCTGCTAAACCGTCTAAAGTAGAAGCTAATGATTCAAGCTTTTTATGTTCCAACTGAATTTTTACACTTCCTTGCTTTATAACTGATACTAAATGTTCTAAGTCAGATGGAAATTCTTTTATGATATAACTATAATCATAGAATAACTTCTTGAATTGTCTAAATAAATTATCAGGCTTCATCTGCTCTTTAACATATCTTAATGCAAAAGGCTTAATATGCTCTATCAATTTTACTTCTTTATCTAGATTTCTAGCAACTCCCTCAAGAACTATCAAAGATTTTATTAAAAGCATAATATTGCTAGGTAAAGTTAAACGGAATTCTCTTATTATACCTATAAGTTCATTAAACACATCTTCTATATTTATATTATCTAAAGGCATATCAACGTATTTACTTACTAATATAAATATAGCCATATTGAATTCATCTATATTGCTTATTTCTCCATGATAGCATAAATCTAGTATAGATTTAGATAATTCCAAATAATCAGCAGAACTTATACTCATAATTAAAGAAGAAAAAGCATCTTTAGAGTTAGGCGGAATAAATCCTATCATACCGAAATCTAAGAAACATAGTACATTATTTTCCAAAGCCATTAAATTACCAGGATGCGGATCAGCATGGAAGAAACCAAGCATAAATATCTGCTCTAATACAGCATCTATACCTATGGAAACTAGTTTTTTTCTATCGTATCTAGTATCATCTTCTGCTATATCAGAAATTTTTATTCCTTCTATATATTCCATAGTTAATATATTTTTTGTGCTGTACTCATCATATACTTTTGCTATTTTTATATTTTTATTATTTTTAAAGAATTTTGCAAATTTTAAAGTGTTATTTTTTTCAAAATTGAAATCTAATTCCTGTATAAGCTGGGATTTAAATGCTGCTATTAATTTTTGAGGCTGCATCAATGCAAATTCTTCATTGTATTTTTCTATGATATTTGAAAGCCATACTATAATTTCTATATCTGTAAGTATATTTTCTTCTATATTAGGTCTTTTTACCTTTATAGCTACTTTTTCACCGTTTTTTAATACGCCTGTATGAACTTGAGAAATAGAGGCACTTGCTTTAGGAGTTAATTCAAAGGATTCAAAAATATCTTCTATTTTAGCTCCTAATTCTGTTTCAATAATACTTTTTGCTATATTTTCATCAAAAGGTTTTACATGATTTTGAAGTTTGCTCAATTCTTCTGTAATATCTTTTGGAAGTATATCATTTCTGTTTGAAAGTATTTGTCCCAATTTGATAAATGTTGTACCTAATTCTTCACAAGCCATTTTTATTCTTTCGGCTCTGCTATATTTTCTTAAATCAACTCCATTATATTTGATATTAATTTTATCAATTGGATTTTTTATTATTTTTAATATTGGAGTTATAGCTATAATATCTCTGAATCCATAAGCTATTATTATAGATATAATTTCTCTTGCTCTGTTTATAGATTTTATGTTGTTCATATTATTTAATCACCCGCACTTTTATATAACTCATCATTTTTTATAAAATAAGGAGTTTAATTATTCTTTATAAATAAAAAAACTCCTTTTATACTAATGAACATGTATTATTGTTCATCTTTTTTGATAGATTGTTTTAATTCATCTAATTCTTTTCTCATAGCATCATATTCTTCTTTTTTTACATATCCCATTTTATCAACAACTTTTTTTACTCTTTCGTCTATAAATTGGGAAACATCTTCTTTAGTTTCATTGGCTTTATTAACCATTTCTTTTACAAACTTTTCTCCCTCTTCAGCACTAACATTCTTATCTTTTATGAATTCGCGTGCTGCTTCCTCTAGCTTTTCTTTTCCTTTTAGCATCATACCAATGCTTGAATAAAATCCTGATTTGATATCATCTGATAATGACATAATATCCTCCTATATTATTTATTAATTAATTTTTATCATTGTAAAATAAAAAGTCAATATAAAAAAATATACTTTTATAAAATAAAAACCATTTATAATGTATTTGATAAAATTATTTACTCTTTATAATATTACTAATACAAATTCTATATAAATTAATATTATTAAATTTTTTAAGTTATAAATTGTTAGCTGTTTAGAAATAAAAATAGAGTGTATATCAGCTTTAGCTTATATAGATTTAAAAACGAGATTTTTTTATTATTGTTGATATTAGTAATAAAAATTATCTATAGTTATATTAAAACTTTTTAAAGCTATAAACTAGCAGTTGATAATTTCAATTGTCATCTATATTTAAGCGAGTTTATCTACAGCAATAATAAAGAATTATTATTGTTTATCTATGGCATCAAAATAGCATGCCATGAAATCTCCTTCTCCATTTTCAAAGTCATTAACCATAGCAGAAACTTTTTTATTAAGTTCTTTTATCATAATATATGCTATTTCCTGAGCTTTGCTTTCTGTTATATCATTATTATTTTTCTGAATATTTTTAATAACTTTATTTATATTTACCCTTTTGTATACTCCATCGCTATCCACTGTAATATCTCCTTTTTTTAAACATATCCGTCTTTTTTTAATCCTGCTTTAAGCACATTTATATCGCTTGTTATATCTATAATATCGTCTTTTTGTATATTTTCTAATACCTTATTTAAATATATTGTTACTGATTCTACAGATTCTATTATATCTTTTTTGACATTATTTAAATCTGAAGTATTTGATGATGATAAATCTATATATGAATTAATAAGTTTTAATGTTGTAGGTATATTATATTCCAACATTTTATCTAGATTTTTTATAGCTATTTCATTTCTTTTATATCCGCTTGATTTATCAATAATGCTTTTAAATAACTGATTCAACTGTTTAACTTTGGCTGAAAAATTATAATCTTTTATAGAAATTATAGTATCATTAATTAGTTTATGATATTCTAATGCTTTATTAATAATATTTTCTTCTGTATTTTCTTGATTATTATAATTTTTTTCTTCATTTTTGTTATCATCACTATTCTCATCAACATAACTATATTCAGCATCTATAGCATCATCAAATTTACTTTTATAATTTTCATAATCATTTTTATAATTTATATTTTCAATATAGTCTTTATTATATATGAGGTTAAACTCTTTTTCTGTCATAAATATAAATCTTATTAAATCTACAACACAAAGCAAATAGGGTATACCAGTCCAGAAAAATAGAACATACAATATACCTCTTTTAGTCTGACCTAAATAAAATTTTTGTATTCCTATTCCCCCAAATATCAGAGAAAGAGCAGAACATATTATAGCTTTTATTCTTTTTCTCATTTATAATAACCCAATAATATTTACTATTATATAATATCAAAGTATTTATTTTTAACAAGTAATTTTTTTGTTCAATACTTGCTAATAAATAGTTATAGTATATTATTTATAAAAATTTTATAAAGCGAATAAAAATATGAAAAAAAATTAGAATTGCAAACAACAACTTTATGGGATTATCCTTCCCAGCAGTATTTAAAAAGCGAAGAAGAAAAGCATAAACATTATATAGGAGCAACACCTTCATATATAATTTGGAATCTTCTAAATAGATATACAAAAGAAAAAGATTTAGTAGTTGATCCTATGGCTGGAAGCGGTACTACTATTGATGTGGCAAGAGAATTGGGAAGACGAGCTTTAGGGTATGATATAAATCCAAAAGCATTACAGAGAAAAGATGTTTTCAAAGCTGATGCTAGAAAAATACCAATAGAAGATGAAAAAGTAGATTTTGTATTTATAGATCCGCCTTACAGTACTCATATAAATTATTCTGATGAGAAAAATTGTATTGGAAAATTAACAGCAAGAGAAAATGAATATTATGAGGCTATGGAAAAAGTTATTAATGAAATATTTAGAATAATGAAAAAAGATAGATATATGGCTTTATATGTTTCTGATTCTTATGAAAAGGGATTTCCTTTTATGCCTATTGGTTTTAAACTTTTTGAAATTATGAGTAAATATTTTATGCCTATAGATATTGTATCTGTTGTACGTCATAATAAGACTCTTAATAAAGGTAATTATCATATGGCAGCAGCTGAAAATAATTTTTATTTGAGAGGATTTAATTATTTATTTATAATGTATAAAAAAGGAAATAAAACTATAGATATAAACGGAAAAGTTCATTTGAGAAATTTATAGCAAATATTTAATTTGTATTTAAAAATAAAAAGCAGAGATTTAACTCTCTGCTTTTTTATTGATATTTATTTATCTAACATAATACATATCTTTAGGTATGTAATCATCTATAACAGTAGCCTGCTTCAAATTTCTTTTTCCTTGTACAGACATTATATTATAAGTAGCAGCCCCTATATTTTGATTATCAACAAGTATAGTTCTTTTTTCCATTCTCTCCAAATCTATATTTGAAGTTCTTATTTGATCAAAATATTCGCTTGCCAATACAAAATATTTAAATGCTTGCTGCTCATTAACAATAGTATTTGTAATAGTAGAGTTATAAGCATAAGAAACACCTATATTATTATAAAGGCTTGCTAAATAACTTACTAGTATAAAATCACTTTCTGTACGCATTTCTAATCTTCCTAATCTGTCTCTCTTAGATAATACCTGACTTAAAGCATTTCTATAGAAACCATTAGCTAAATTAGCTTTATCCAAATGTAAAAGCGAATTACCTAAAGCATAAGAAACAACACTATTGCTAGGATTCTTTTGGAATAATGCATTAAATCCTTCAAATGCTCTGTCATATTCTCCATCTGAATAATATATCCAAGATAAATTATATAGAAGTTTATCGCTTCTAAGATTAGGTGCTAAATTATCATAAGCAGTTTGATAATGCTGTTTAGCTTTTTCATAATCTTTTTCTCTATAGAAATAAACATTAGCTAAATTATAATTAGCATCAGGATATACTGAATTTATAGCTAAAGCTTCAGTAAAGTTTTTAACCGCATTTCCATATTCACCTAAATTATAATATATCTGTCCTAACATATTATATACGAATTCTTTTCCTCTATAGAAAGGATTAGATTCATATAAAGGTAATGCAGCTGTATTAAGTATTTCCATAGCTCTATCATAATGTTTTAATCTTGCCTCATAATCAGCATAACCTACTATAGATTCTAAATTATTAGGATATGCAGTTAGAAGATTTTCAAATAATATTCTTGAACCATAAAAATCATCTTTATCAAGTAAATATTTAGCTAATTTAGGATAAACCTCATCATCTATATAATCTTTTTTCAATAAGTTTATATGATTTTGAAGGGCTTTAACTTGCTCATAATTATCCTGATAAATTTTTATAAGCATAGCTCTCTTTCTAGGTACAACTCCATCTCCAAAGAAATTGATCATATCCCTATAATTATTATAAGCGATATCATAATAATTAGGTTCTACCAAAGTTCTAGCTCTACTTATCATAAGAAGACCGCGTTCATCATATATAGTTTCTTTTTCTTTTTTCTTGTCAGTATAAACTAACATATCATTATATAATTCTTCGCCTAATGTATAATCTTCTACAGATAATTCTTTTTCACCTTTCTTTCTATAGTAGTATCCGAAAGTTATTCTAGTTTCAAAATCTCTAGGTTTAATATCCAAAGCACCTTGTATCTTTTTAAGAGCATAACTGAAAGTTTCTCTATCAATATAAGCTCTTGCGTATTTATTATACCATTTTATCTGCTTTGGTTTTAATCTTTCACCTTCAGAAAAGTTTCTTTCAGCATCATCATAAGCTCCTTTTGATATGCTTACTAAACCTTGATTATAGTATTTATTTGCCATTACAGGTTTATAAATAAATTGGAAAGATAAAATTACTACAGCTACAAATAATATTAAAAATACAGCTGCAACTCTTATTATCTTAGCATAATCTTTTAATGAATTAGGTATAGGTATAAGTTCTAATACATTTTTACTGCCTTCTTCTTTAATACTCAAACCTAATTCTTTATTTAGTAATTCTGTAATGTTTTCATTAGACTCACCTCTCTCTAAGGCATTAAGTAAAGCCTCCATAGAAATTCTGTCTAATTTTTCATTAAGTATTGCATCTAAAACATGATACTGTGTAAGCGGAGGAAGATATTTTATAGCATTAATTACTTTATCATGATCTACATCTTTATCAACATCTTCATATTTAGAAGCAGGTAAATTATTAGCGGTATCAGGAGATGGAAGAGTAGTACTTCCTTCAACTATATTATTAGATATATTTTTATTTTCATTTTTATCATCTATATCTTCTATAACATCATCTAAGTCTAAATCATCTTTAGGTGATTGTTCATATTCTTCTATAGCATCATCTAAAGATAAATCATCTAAATTTATATCATCATGAGGTTCTTCAGCTTTAGTCTCTTCTTTAACCTCAGCAACCTCGTCTTTAGGTTCTTCCTCTTTATCTTCATCCAGGATGCTGTCCAAAGATAAATCGTCTAAATCCATATTATCATGAGGTTCTTCAGTTTTAGTCTCTTCTTTAACCTCATTAACCTCGTCTTTAGGTTCTTCCTTTTTATCTTCATCCATAATGCTGTCTAAAGATAAATCATCTAAATCTATATCATCTTGAGGCTCTTCAGCTTTAGCCTCTTCTTTAACCTCATTAACCTCATCTTTAGGTTCTCCCTCTTTATCTTCATCCATAATGCTGTCTAAAGATAAATCATCTAAATCTATATCATCTTGAGGTTCTTCAGTTTTAGTCTCTTCTTTAACCTCATCAACCTCGTCTTTAGGTTCTTCCTCTTTATCTTCATCCATAATACTGTCTAAAGATAAATCATCTAAATCTATATCATCTTGAGGTTCTTCAGCTTTGGCCTCTTCTTTAACTTCATTTTTATCTTCTTCATCTAATTCATCATCAGATAAAATATCATCTAAATTTGAATCTTCATCTTCTAATATATCATCTAAACTATCAGATATATCATCAAGTTCTAAATCATTTATATTAGATTTTTGATCATCATTAGATTCTATATTAGGTAAATCTTCATTGTATTCATATTCTCTGCCTTCATCTATATTAGGTAAAGTATCAGGTAAAGGTAAATCATCTAATACTGGTAATTTTTCTGAATGAATATCATTTTTATTTGAATTATCATTATTGATATCCATTGCTATTTTATCTTCTAATTCTTTATCTTCAGGAAGTTCTAAATCATCTATATTAGCAGATACTTTATCATCATCCAAATCTTCAGGAAGTCCTAAATCATGATCTTCAGGTAAACCTAAATCATCTAAATCATTGGATACTAAATCATTATCTAAATCTTCAGGAAGTCCTAAATCATCTATATCAGCAGATACTTTGTCATTATCTAAGTCTTCAGGAAGTCCTAAATCATCTATATCAGCAGATACTTTGTCATTATCTAAGTCTTCAGGAAGTCCTAAATCATCTATATCAGCAGATACTTTGTCATTATCTAAGTCTTCAGGAAGCTCTAAATTATCTATATCAGCAGATACTTTGTCATTATCTAAGTCTTCAGGTAAGTCTAAATTATCTATATCAGCAGATACTTTGTCATTATCTAAGTCTTCAGGAAGCTCTAAATTATCTATATCAGCAGATACTTTATCATTATCTAAGTCTTCAGGAAACTCTAAATTATCTATATCAGCAGATACTTTGTCATTATCTAAGTTTTCAGGAAGCTCTAAATTATCTATATCAGCAGATACTTTGTCATTATCTAAGTCTTCAGGAAGCTCTAAATTATCTATATCAGCAGATACTTTGTCATTATCTAAGTCTTCAGGAAGCTCTAAATTATCTATATCAGCAGATACTTTATCATTATCTAAGTCTTCAGGAAGCTCTAAATTATCTACATCATCAGATACTTTATCATTATCTAAATCTTCAGGTAGTCCTAAATCATCTACATCATCAGATACTTTATCATTACCCAAATCTTCAGGTAGTCCTAAATCATCTATATCATCAGATAATTTATCATTATCTAAATCTTCAGGTAGTCCTAAATCATCTGGATCATCAGATAATGGATTGTCAAAATCTTCAGGAAGTTGTAAATTATCAATATCATCAGATGTATTATTGTCTGAATTATCT encodes:
- a CDS encoding phasin family protein; translated protein: MSLSDDIKSGFYSSIGMMLKGKEKLEEAAREFIKDKNVSAEEGEKFVKEMVNKANETKEDVSQFIDERVKKVVDKMGYVKKEEYDAMRKELDELKQSIKKDEQ
- a CDS encoding TM2 domain-containing protein, translated to MRKRIKAIICSALSLIFGGIGIQKFYLGQTKRGILYVLFFWTGIPYLLCVVDLIRFIFMTEKEFNLIYNKDYIENINYKNDYENYKSKFDDAIDAEYSYVDENSDDNKNEEKNYNNQENTEENIINKALEYHKLINDTIISIKDYNFSAKVKQLNQLFKSIIDKSSGYKRNEIAIKNLDKMLEYNIPTTLKLINSYIDLSSSNTSDLNNVKKDIIESVESVTIYLNKVLENIQKDDIIDITSDINVLKAGLKKDGYV
- the flcA gene encoding periplasmic flagellar collar protein FlcA, which produces MPKIEDLERLGSIAFLIGNKALPKEISQNDYDRFKSVFTDEHMASSMPAEDNGLPSIDDLDSLDGLDFQDNSDNNTSDDIDNLQLPEDFDNPLSDDPDDLGLPEDLDNDKLSDDIDDLGLPEDLGNDKVSDDVDDLGLPEDLDNDKVSDDVDNLELPEDLDNDKVSADIDNLELPEDLDNDKVSADIDNLELPEDLDNDKVSADIDNLELPENLDNDKVSADIDNLEFPEDLDNDKVSADIDNLELPEDLDNDKVSADIDNLDLPEDLDNDKVSADIDNLELPEDLDNDKVSADIDDLGLPEDLDNDKVSADIDDLGLPEDLDNDKVSADIDDLGLPEDLDNDLVSNDLDDLGLPEDHDLGLPEDLDDDKVSANIDDLELPEDKELEDKIAMDINNDNSNKNDIHSEKLPVLDDLPLPDTLPNIDEGREYEYNEDLPNIESNDDQKSNINDLELDDISDSLDDILEDEDSNLDDILSDDELDEEDKNEVKEEAKAEEPQDDIDLDDLSLDSIMDEDKEEEPKDEVDEVKEETKTEEPQDDIDLDDLSLDSIMDEDKEGEPKDEVNEVKEEAKAEEPQDDIDLDDLSLDSIMDEDKKEEPKDEVNEVKEETKTEEPHDNMDLDDLSLDSILDEDKEEEPKDEVAEVKEETKAEEPHDDINLDDLSLDDAIEEYEQSPKDDLDLDDVIEDIDDKNENKNISNNIVEGSTTLPSPDTANNLPASKYEDVDKDVDHDKVINAIKYLPPLTQYHVLDAILNEKLDRISMEALLNALERGESNENITELLNKELGLSIKEEGSKNVLELIPIPNSLKDYAKIIRVAAVFLILFVAVVILSFQFIYKPVMANKYYNQGLVSISKGAYDDAERNFSEGERLKPKQIKWYNKYARAYIDRETFSYALKKIQGALDIKPRDFETRITFGYYYRKKGEKELSVEDYTLGEELYNDMLVYTDKKKEKETIYDERGLLMISRARTLVEPNYYDIAYNNYRDMINFFGDGVVPRKRAMLIKIYQDNYEQVKALQNHINLLKKDYIDDEVYPKLAKYLLDKDDFYGSRILFENLLTAYPNNLESIVGYADYEARLKHYDRAMEILNTAALPLYESNPFYRGKEFVYNMLGQIYYNLGEYGNAVKNFTEALAINSVYPDANYNLANVYFYREKDYEKAKQHYQTAYDNLAPNLRSDKLLYNLSWIYYSDGEYDRAFEGFNALFQKNPSNSVVSYALGNSLLHLDKANLANGFYRNALSQVLSKRDRLGRLEMRTESDFILVSYLASLYNNIGVSYAYNSTITNTIVNEQQAFKYFVLASEYFDQIRTSNIDLERMEKRTILVDNQNIGAATYNIMSVQGKRNLKQATVIDDYIPKDMYYVR
- a CDS encoding DNA methyltransferase, giving the protein MQTTTLWDYPSQQYLKSEEEKHKHYIGATPSYIIWNLLNRYTKEKDLVVDPMAGSGTTIDVARELGRRALGYDINPKALQRKDVFKADARKIPIEDEKVDFVFIDPPYSTHINYSDEKNCIGKLTARENEYYEAMEKVINEIFRIMKKDRYMALYVSDSYEKGFPFMPIGFKLFEIMSKYFMPIDIVSVVRHNKTLNKGNYHMAAAENNFYLRGFNYLFIMYKKGNKTIDINGKVHLRNL
- a CDS encoding ABC1 kinase family protein; its protein translation is MNNIKSINRAREIISIIIAYGFRDIIAITPILKIIKNPIDKINIKYNGVDLRKYSRAERIKMACEELGTTFIKLGQILSNRNDILPKDITEELSKLQNHVKPFDENIAKSIIETELGAKIEDIFESFELTPKASASISQVHTGVLKNGEKVAIKVKRPNIEENILTDIEIIVWLSNIIEKYNEEFALMQPQKLIAAFKSQLIQELDFNFEKNNTLKFAKFFKNNKNIKIAKVYDEYSTKNILTMEYIEGIKISDIAEDDTRYDRKKLVSIGIDAVLEQIFMLGFFHADPHPGNLMALENNVLCFLDFGMIGFIPPNSKDAFSSLIMSISSADYLELSKSILDLCYHGEISNIDEFNMAIFILVSKYVDMPLDNINIEDVFNELIGIIREFRLTLPSNIMLLIKSLIVLEGVARNLDKEVKLIEHIKPFALRYVKEQMKPDNLFRQFKKLFYDYSYIIKEFPSDLEHLVSVIKQGSVKIQLEHKKLESLASTLDGLADRLSYSIVLASLILASALIITSKMPPLFHGTSVIGMIGFALSAIMGFIMIISRFIKKYVKKNN